The Methanoculleus caldifontis genome includes the window CGTCCGGGGCTCTGAGCAGGAAGATGTTCCCCCCGCCCGGCATCTGGAAGCAGAAGACCTCGACGTCGTCGGTGAGCGGGATCCGCTGGACGTCCGCGTAGAACCGGTCTGTCGTGGTGTTTTTGAGCGTCCTCCCCGTGAGAAGGATGCACTCGAAGACCTCTTTTGGGTCCTGGCCGAGGCTGTTGAGCTCCTGGACGATATGGTTGACGTCCTGGAGGAGGGAGAGGAGGAAATCGTCCTCGGCCGTCCCGATCAACCCCCGCACCGTCTGGGCGAACCTGACGTAGAAGACGGTGTCGTCGAGTTTCTCGCCTGTCGTGTCGTACTCCAGGATCTCGAGGCGGTAGCGCGACTTGAGGCGGTCGAGCAGGCTCTCTACGATCGTGCTCTCTTCGACGTTTAAGCTGATGGTGAGTCTGTCGGGGTCGCACCGCCGGTCGTCGAAGTCGATGTAGGCGATGTTCGCCCCGGCTCCGGTGATGTAGGTGAGGAGTTCGAAGAGAGACCCGGGCTGGGGAGCTACGTATACGGAGAACTTGAGGAACCCGAGCGTGGGGAGCGACTCCTGGAGGTAGCCGATGGCGTGGAGGTCTTCCTTCATCCGCGCGTAGGTCGCGGGCGTCGCGGTCACCTCAAAAAAGACCGTGGCGGGATCGATCCTGCGGTCGAACTGGATGCGGTTGATGTTGCCTGAGTAGGACTTGATGATCTCGGCCGCGCGGTGCAGCGCGCCAGGCTTGTCGGGCATCCTGGCGACAAAGGAGTATTTATTCAACGGTTCACCTGATGATGCATCATCAATGGGGCGTCGTCCTATAAGCACCTTTTTGTGCGTATGTGAGGGCCGGAATGAGAAAATGAGGGGTTCCGGTGCCTGCCATGCGGATGGTTACGCCGGTGCAATCTTTCCGCGCACCGCCTGTGCCCAGGCGCGGACGGCCGACCAGTTGCGGTAGTCCCCCGTCTTTGCCCGGATGAGCTTGACGATCGTCCGGTCCGTGAAGGAGAGGCCGTCGGTCTCAATCTTCCCGCGGAAGAGGCCGACATCTGCCGGCTTTACGAGCATCCTCACCTGGTCCATCGAGGCCTCCGCTTTCCTGAGGTATTCGGGTTTATCTTCTTCTATCGTGAGCCCCGCGGCGAAGTAGGCGACCGGCATCTCGCGCAGGCGCTGCTGGTTTCGCTCGATGAAGACCTGCGATTCCGGGAGCCACTTCCCCATGTAGATCGGGCTCCCGATGACCGCTGCGCGGTAGGGGGAGAGGTCGTCGACCTCGGTGACCGGCCGGACGTCGACCGCATCGCCGGCCTTCCTGAGTTCATCGCCGATCGCCTCCGCCACCTCTGCGGTCGAGCCGTAGCGGGTCGCATACGCAACAAGAATCCTGTCTGGCATACGGGAGTAATCTCTCGCGCAACCGGCCTTAAACATTACCGGAGAGTACGGGTTATGTTCTTATGGGTTGGCCTCCCCTAAGGGTCCGATGGCGACCAGAGATGACGGTGCCGGAGCATGGTACCACAGAGGGCAGGTCTGCTGCACCAACAGAAAACTCGACGAAGCGCTTGCCTGCTACGATAAGGCGCTTGAACTCTCTCCCGACAACCCTCTCCTCTGGAGGCGGAAGGGTTTTGCTCTCATCAAGGCCGGCC containing:
- a CDS encoding flavodoxin domain-containing protein, translating into MPDRILVAYATRYGSTAEVAEAIGDELRKAGDAVDVRPVTEVDDLSPYRAAVIGSPIYMGKWLPESQVFIERNQQRLREMPVAYFAAGLTIEEDKPEYLRKAEASMDQVRMLVKPADVGLFRGKIETDGLSFTDRTIVKLIRAKTGDYRNWSAVRAWAQAVRGKIAPA
- a CDS encoding MBL fold metallo-hydrolase, translated to MPDKPGALHRAAEIIKSYSGNINRIQFDRRIDPATVFFEVTATPATYARMKEDLHAIGYLQESLPTLGFLKFSVYVAPQPGSLFELLTYITGAGANIAYIDFDDRRCDPDRLTISLNVEESTIVESLLDRLKSRYRLEILEYDTTGEKLDDTVFYVRFAQTVRGLIGTAEDDFLLSLLQDVNHIVQELNSLGQDPKEVFECILLTGRTLKNTTTDRFYADVQRIPLTDDVEVFCFQMPGGGNIFLLRAPDETVMIDTGYGSYHEDAVRMFQHYGLGDLKRIRRVYLTHADADHCGAGGFFDAETFMHPGSLEIIRQANRAYGSRSESSILEEVYTTIINLFSRFNPPGSPTLFSGEHLGMRSIFPILARFRVHDLEFEVLESLGGHMHGQVYFFCPDHGIIFTADTLINFGSLDDDRKRYNSLADFLVTSVNVDSERARQERRALLELVREIDGELAPRGRRCLVAGGHGAVSVLSADGRLEAVGTTERYQAKESKGN